Proteins encoded by one window of Vitis vinifera cultivar Pinot Noir 40024 chromosome 10, ASM3070453v1:
- the LOC100250740 gene encoding berberine bridge enzyme-like 15, with product MVYSNFAMFPLLFILLSASVTASDPILEKFSQCVSLNSEILIPVSTAFYTPNTTSFSAFLQSSAQNLRYLVPSAPKPEFIFTPMHDTHVQAAVICSKQLSIHMRVRSGGHDYEGLSYVSEMEKPFIMVDLARLRGIKVDIDDNSAWVQAGATVGEVYYRIYEKSKTHGFPAGLCTSLGIGGHITGGAYGSMMRKYGLGADNVMDARIVDVHGRILDRESMGEDLFWAIRGGGGASFGIILWWKIRLVPVPSTVTVFTVGRALEQGATKLLYRWQQVADKLHEDLFIRVIISVKANEKGNKTVSAAFNSLFLGGVDRLLQIMGESFPELGLTMKDCTEMSWIRSVLYIGGYPSGTPPEVLLQGKSTFKNYFKAKSDFVKEPIPENALEGLWTRLLEEESPLMIWNPYGGMMSKISESEIPFPHRKGNIFKIQLLTTWQDGEKNTKNHMEWIRRLYCYMTPYVSMFPRAAYVNYRDLDLGINKNSNTSFIQASVWGAKYFKGNFNRLVHVKTKVDPDNFFRHEQSIPPMPQLIKGSVHGLE from the coding sequence ATGGTGTATTCAAATTTTGCCATGTTTCCATTACTTTTCATTCTGCTATCAGCTTCAGTGACAGCTTCAGATCCTATTCTAGAAAAGTTTTCCCAATGTGTCTCTCTCAATTCCGAGATTCTTATCCCAGTATCCACTGCCTTTTACACCCCAAACACCACTTCTTTCAGTGCTTTTCTGCAATCTTCTGCACAAAACCTCAGGTATTTGGTGCCATCTGCACCCAAGCCTGAGTTTATCTTTACTCCAATGCATGACACCCATGTCCAAGCAGCTGTTATTTGTTCAAAGCAGCTTTCTATTCACATGAGAGTACGGAGCGGTGGCCATGACTATGAGGGCCTTTCTTATGTTTCTGAAATGGAAAAGCCATTCATTATGGTGGACCTGGCCAGGCTTCGAGGCATCAAAGTTGATATAGATGACAATAGTGCATGGGTTCAGGCTGGTGCCACTGTTGGTGAAGTTTACTACAGAATTTATGAGAAAAGCAAGACTCATGGCTTCCCAGCCGGCCTCTGCACAAGCTTGGGTATTGGTGGGCACATCACCGGAGGTGCTTATGGATCCATGATGAGAAAATATGGACTGGGTGCTGACAATGTGATGGATGCTCGGATTGTTGATGTTCATGGCAGAATTCTTGACCGAGAATCCATGGGAGAAGACCTGTTTTGGGCTATTAGAGGAGGCGGAGGAGCCAGCTTTGGGATCATTCTCTGGTGGAAAATAAGGTTGGTTCCTGTTCCATCAACCGTGACAGTTTTCACAGTGGGAAGAGCCTTAGAGCAAGGGGCAACAAAGCTCCTCTATAGATGGCAACAAGTTGCAGATAAGCTCCATGAAGATCTCTTCATTAGAGTCATCATATCAGTGAAGGCAAATGAAAAAGGTAATAAAACCGTCAGCGCTGCCTTCAACTCACTGTTTCTGGGTGGGGTGGACAGACTCCTCCAAATAATGGGAGAGAGCTTCCCAGAGTTGGGTTTGACAATGAAGGATTGTACTGAAATGAGCTGGATCAGATCAGTGCTTTACATCGGGGGCTACCCAAGTGGAACACCCCCTGAAGTTCTTCTACAGGGGAAATCAACATTCAAGAACTATTTCAAGGCCAAATCAGACTTTGTGAAGGAACCCATCCCTGAAAACGCCCTTGAAGGGCTGTGGACGAGGTTATTAGAAGAAGAGTCTCCACTGATGATATGGAATCCTTATGGTGGAATGATGAGTAAGATTTCAGAGTCTGAAATTCCATTCCCTCATCGAAAGGGCAACATATTTAAAATCCAGTTATTAACAACATGGCAAGATGGGGAGAAGAACACGAAAAACCATATGGAATGGATAAGAAGGCTTTACTGCTACATGACTCCTTATGTTTCCATGTTCCCTAGAGCTGCATATGTAAATTACAGGGATCTGGATTTGGGCATCAACAAGAACAGTAACACAAGCTTCATACAGGCAAGTGTTTGGGGTGCCAAGTACTTCAAGGGCAACTTCAACAGATTGGTACATGTAAAGACCAAGGTTGATCCAGATAACTTCTTCAGGCATGAACAGAGCATCCCACCAATGCCACAGCTCATCAAGGGCTCCGTCCATGGACTTGAGTAG